In the genome of Cercospora beticola chromosome 2, complete sequence, one region contains:
- the RPT5 gene encoding 26S proteasome regulatory subunit 6A — MSTLEDLDDLERDGKKEENNDGDKDKKNDQNKDADMKDASGEQKEEEEEEIDAEILNSSTRDIKARRRLLENDTRIMKSEFQRLSHEKQSMLDKIKDNVDKIDNNRQLPYLVGNVVEILDLDVEAEAKEEGANIDLDATRVGKSAVIKTSTRQTIFLPLIGLVDHEKLKPGDLIGVNKDSYLILDTLPAEYDSRVKAMEVDEKPTEKYTDVGGLDKQIEELVEAVVWPMKEAERFKKIGIKAPKGALMYGPPGTGKTLLARACAAQTEATFLKLAGPQLVQMFIGDGAKLVRDCFALAKEKAPSIIFIDELDAVGTKRFDSEKSGDREVQRTMLELLNQLDGFASDDRIKVLAATNRVDVLDPALLRSGRLDRKIEFPLPNEEARAQILRIHSRKMTVDEGVNWPELSRSTDEFGGAMLKAVCVEAGMIALRSGHSKISHEHYVDAIAEVQAKKKDTVNFYA, encoded by the exons ATGTCGACGCTCGAGGATCTCGATGATTTGGAGcgcgatggcaagaaggaggagaacaacgatggcgacaaggacaagaagaacgatCAGAACAAGGACGCCGACATGAAAGACGCAAGTGGCGAGCaaaaggaggaagaggaggaagagatcgATGCCGAAATCCTCAACTCAAGCACACGCGACATCAAGGCCCGACGGAGGTTACTGGAGAACGACACGCGCATCATGAAATCGGAATTCCAGCGTCTTTCACACGAGAAGCAGAGCATGCTGGACAAGATCAAAGACAACGTCGACAAGATTGACAACAACCGGCAACTACCTTATCTCGTGGGCAACGTAGTTGAGATTCTGGATCTGGACGTGGAAgcggaagcgaaggaagaaggCGCCAACATCGATCTTGATGCTACTCGTGTCGGCAAATCGGCAGTCATTAAGACATCCACACGACAGACCATCTTCCTTCCGCTGATAGGATTGGTCGACcacgagaagctgaagccggGTGATCTTATTGGTGTTAACAAGGACTCATATCTGATTCTCGATACGCTTCCCGCTGAGTACGACAGTAGAGTCAAGGCCATGGAGGTCGATGAGAAGCCGACGGAGAAGTACACGGATGTCGGTGGTCTTGATAAGCAGATCGAAGAGTTGGTCGAGGCTGTGGTGTGGCCGATGAAGGAGGCGGAGCGCTTCAAGAAGATCGGCATCAAAGCACCGAAGG GCGCGTTAATGTACGGTCCTCCCGGAACTGGCAAGACACTTCTTGCTCGTGCTTGCGCCGCTCAAACCGAAGCCACCTTCCTCAAACTCGCCGGCCCGCAACTGGTGCAAATGTTCATCGGAGATGGCGCGAAGCTCGTACGCGATTGCTTCGCTCTTGCGAAAGAGAAGGCACCCtcaatcatcttcatcgatgagTTGGATGCCGTGGGAACGAAGCGTTTCGACAGCGAGAAGAGTGGTGACAGAGAAGTGCAGAGAACTATGTTGGAGCTGCTGAACCAGCTGGATGGTTTCGCATCAGACGATCGCATCAAGGTGTTGGCTGCGACCAACAGAGTTGATGTGCTGGATCCTGCGCTGCTGAGATCCGGTCGTCTGGACAGAAAGATCGAGTTTCCCCTGCCGAACGAGGAGGCACGAGCACAAATTCTGCGCATCCACAGCCGAAAGATGACAGTAGACGAGGGTGTGAACTGGCCTGAGCTGTCACGAAGCACGGATGAGTTTGGAGGTGCTATGCTGAAGGCTGTTTGTGTGGAGGCTGGCATGATTGCACTGCGCAGTGGGCACAGCAAGATCTCACACGAGCACTACGTGGATGCGATCGCGGAAgtgcaggcgaagaagaag GACACTGTCAACTTCTATGCTTAA
- a CDS encoding uncharacterized protein (CAZy:GH43), translating to MTQLKLWTLLPALFRLTVAEFGIAGQLFALQGGSDVNNAKLAWAAVNGASTYRVEQQQGTGGYQTVATVPGTTHDVYDLNAGSTHSFRITALSGNSQVDQSSVATLAPYTAQDTYSTHDNTQPSPTRLKSKLEANGVYYRYNYQTYSNGSFNRFVEQTSRNGYDFTGDKTVLTGVTLCAPANYSCKLEAITFLKHPSTNQFVMYAHYEKSQDYSLGWIAVAHKDPTAEAFTFDGAYRPLGHDSRDLNFFNDGNSAWIVTSTDTNTNNNIYSLTSNWTAVDKFLVQVNKGGHREAPAVAKNNGVYYLFTSRAAGWLPSQPQYISASNMAGPWSSPVNVGNTATFGSQSGGVSQLSSGQLAMNSNRWSSNWPTKGGQTRQLMLPVSEGSGGFISYHYYRTVQYSDDVATKGHGIYGVQTGRILSDGKPSSSSAGNANIASANDGTQNNPANVFVPSGVPFWYQIDLQKAHTISQVDLSTKLVQGSETFYKYNVTGSNDGRTFELLADQTNAVDVGFSAAFPTSTQQFRYIRINVESVVNNVNGQAANWAVGIHEVTVYGS from the exons ATGACTCAGCTCAAGCTTTGGACGTTGCTTCCAGCACTGTTCCGCCTTACTGTGGCAGAGTTTGGTATTGCAGGTCAGCTCTTTGCCCTCCAGGGAGGATCTGATGTGAACAACGCAAAACTCGCCTGGGCTGCGGTCAATGGTGCTTCCACCTATCGAGTTGAGCAACAGCAGGGCACTGGAGGATATCAGACAGTTGCGACTGTTCCAGGGACCACGCATGATGTCTATGACTTGAACGCGGGATCTACGCACTCTTTCCGAATAACGGCACTCAGTGGAAACAGCCAAGTCGACCAAAGCAGTGTTGCCACGCTCGCACCATACACTGCTCAAGACACCTACAGCACACATGACAACACGCAGCCATCCCCCACGAGGCTCAAGTCGAAGCTTGAAGCGAACGGTGTCTACTATCGATACAACTATCAAACATACTCGAACGGAAGTTTCAATCGCTTCGTTGAGCAGACGTCGAGAAACGGATATGACTTCACAGGCGACAAGACCGTCCTTACTGGTGTTACACTCTGTGCTCCAGCTAACTACA GTTGCAAATTGGAAGCCATTACATTCCTCAAGCACCCGTCCACGAACCAATTTGTG ATGTATGCACACTACGAAAAGTCACAAGACTATAGTCTCGGCTGGATCGCAGTCGCGCATAAGGATCCTACAGCGGAAGCTTTCACATTTGATGGCGCGTACCGACCACTGGGACATGACTCCCGAGACTTAAATTTCTTCAACGATGGCAACTCAGCGTGGATTGTCACCAGCACCGATACCAATACGAACAACAACATATACTCGCTCACTTCGAACTGGACAGCTGTGGACAAGTTTCTGGTCCAAGTGAACAAGGGCGGACATCGGGAAGCCCCTGCTGTGGCCAAAAACAACGGGGTCTACTATCTTTTCACCTCCCGTGCTGCCGGCTGGCTTCCATCGCAACCACA GTACATATCAGCCTCAAACATGGCGGGACCCTGGAGCTCACCCGTGAACGTCGGCAATACGGCCACGTTTGGCTCTCAGAGTGGTGGTGTCAGCCAACTGTCGAGTGGGCAGCTTGCGATGAATAGCAATAGATGGAGCTCGAACTGGCCCACTAAAGGTGGACAGACTCGCCAACTTATGCTCCCCGTCTCTGAG GGCTCTGGAGGCTTTATCTCCTACCACTACTACCGCACAGTCCAATACAGTGACGATGTCGCCACCAAAGGCCATGGCATCTATGGTGTGCAGACTGGTCGCATCCTCTCCGATGGCAAGCCAAGCTCCAGCAGCGCGGGTAATGCCAATATCGCCTCCGCCAATGATGGCACCCAGAACAATCCCGCGAATGTCTTTGTGCCCAGCGGCGTCCCATTTTGGTACCAGATCGATCTGCAGAAAGCCCACACAATCTCTCAAGTTGATCTCTCGACTAAGCTGGTGCAAGGCTCTGAGACCTTCTACAAATACAACGTCACTGGCAGCAATGATGGACGGACTTTTGAGCTCCTGGCAGATCAGACGAACGCCGTTGATGTTGGTTTCAGCGCAGCTTTCCCAACCTCGACGCAGCAGTTCAGGTACATTCGAATTAATGTCGAGAGTGTGGTGAATAATGTCAATG GTCAAGCTGCAAATTGGGCTGTAGGAATTCACGAAGTGACTGTGTACGGTAGTTGA
- a CDS encoding uncharacterized protein (CAZy:AA5), producing the protein MHGLGQYGQTFSAYYDPKTGTVTERLVSNTNHDMFCPGISSAFDGSVVVTGGSSTKKVSVHTVGSGGGFVVAPELAIPRGYQSQVTLSDGRLFTIGGSWIRVTNNQPGSGQVGGKTGEVYDFNTKKWTVLPGCPTAPLETNDKEGLYRSDNHAWLFSWKNGSVFQAGPSKAMNWFYTNSQGSFASAGTRDNTDAMCGVFQMYDATTGSIFTAGGAPDYDQSPGINNANVITINQASGQANVRKLRGMNHPRAFANAVTLPIGQVLILGGQTYARTFTDNDAVTVPELWDPVTNNFTDLADSRIPRTYHSAAALLPDGTVFSGGGGLCDFCGSANHLDGQIFTPPYLLKADGVTLAKRPNITSIQPSVLKVGGEMTITVSSSSGSGTNGIRVALLRLGSSTHSTDTDSRRVPLSGGTSVGAGATRYRLPSDPGVLLPGYYYVFALANGVPSQASIVRVTP; encoded by the coding sequence ATGCATGGTCTTGGACAATACGGCCAGACCTTTTCCGCTTATTATGATCCCAAGACAGGCACCGTGACTGAGAGACTTGTCTCCAACACCAATCATGACATGTTCTGTCCTGGCATCAGCTCAGCGTTTGACGGGAGTGTGGTCGTTACAGGCGGCTCTAGCACCAAGAAGGTCAGCGTACATACTGTAGGAAGTGGAGGTGGGTTCGTGGTTGCTCCTGAGCTGGCTATACCACGAGGATACCAATCACAAGTCACTTTGTCAGATGGGAGGCTCTTCACCATTGGCGGATCCTGGATCCGGGTCACCAACAACCAGCCTGGCAGCGGTCAAGTTGGAGGCAAGACCGGAGAGGTATATGATTTCAATACCAAGAAGTGGACAGTCCTTCCTGGCTGCCCGACGGCACCACTGGAAACGAACGACAAGGAGGGATTGTATCGTTCTGACAATCACGCTTGGCTTTTCTCATGGAAGAATGGCTCGGTCTTCCAAGCCGGTCCAAGCAAAGCGATGAACTGGTTCTATACGAACTCACAAGGAAGCTTTGCCTCTGCTGGTACCAGAGACAACACAGATGCTATGTGCGGTGTTTTCCAGATGTACGATGCTACTACTGGCAGTATCTTCACCGCCGGTGGTGCGCCTGACTACGACCAGTCGCCAGGGATCAATAATGCCAatgtcatcaccatcaaCCAAGCATCAGGACAAGCAAACGTTCGCAAGCTACGCGGTATGAATCACCCACGTGCGTTTGCCAACGCAGTGACGCTGCCCATCGGCCAAGTCTTGATTCTGGGAGGCCAGACCTACGCAAGAACGTTCACAGACAACGATGCCGTGACAGTTCCTGAGCTGTGGGATCCTGTCACCAACAACTTCACTGATCTGGCCGACTCCCGTATACCAAGAACATACCATTCAGCTGCAGCCTTACTCCCAGACGGAACTGTCTTCTCCGGTGGTGGCGGACTTTGTGATTTCTGCGGGTCAGCGAATCATCTCGATGGGCAAATTTTCACGCCTCCTTACCTCTTGAAAGCGGATGGCGTGACACTCGCAAAACGACCAAACATTACTAGCATCCAGCCAAGTGTGTTGAAAGTTGGTGGCGAGATGACCATTACGGTCAGCAGCTCTTCTGGATCTGGGACAAATGGCATCAGAGTGGCATTGCTTCGCTTGGGGTCTTCCACCCATTCGACAGACACCGATTCTAGACGTGTTCCACTCTCAGGTGGCACGAGTGTTGGAGCCGGAGCGACGAGGTACAGGCTACCTTCTGATCCTGGTGTTTTACTGCCAGGCTACTATTATGTTTTCGCGCTGGCAAATGGTGTTCCAAGTCAAGCCTCGATTGTACGAGTCACTCCATAG